Proteins from a single region of Psychrobacter cryohalolentis K5:
- the urtA gene encoding urea ABC transporter substrate-binding protein: protein MDSKLTSRLSLLAVAVVGSLSLIGCQKPAETSAETNSTATKTETAETATTPAADGDTIKVGILHSLSGTMAISETSLKDTALMTIDEINANGGVLGKQLEPIVVDPASDWPLFAEKARQLLTQDKVDVIFGGWTSVSRKSVLPVVEELNGLMFYPVQYEGQEQSKNIFYTGAAPNQQAIPAVEYLMSPEGGSAERFVLLGTDYVYPRTTNQILRAFLKSKGVAEKDIMEEYTPFGFSNYQTIVGNIKSFSTGKKTAVISTINGDSNVPFYRELANQGIKASDIPVMAFSVGEEELRGIDTSLLQGHLASWNYFMSVKNPVNSGFTKKYKKYALDHKLPNAEKVVTNDPMEATYVGINMWKQAVEKAGTTNVDKVRISMGGQTFDAPSGYTLKMDEENHHLWKPVMIGQIRSDGQFDVISKTPKVIRAEPWSQYIPK, encoded by the coding sequence ATCGACTCAAAATTGACGTCACGTTTGTCTCTGCTAGCAGTAGCTGTTGTCGGCAGCTTAAGTCTTATAGGTTGTCAAAAACCTGCAGAAACTAGCGCTGAGACCAATTCTACAGCTACAAAAACCGAAACGGCCGAGACCGCTACTACCCCTGCGGCAGATGGTGACACCATCAAAGTTGGCATCTTGCATTCTTTATCTGGAACGATGGCCATCTCTGAAACATCCTTAAAAGATACTGCTCTCATGACCATTGATGAAATTAATGCCAATGGCGGTGTGTTGGGTAAGCAGCTAGAGCCAATCGTCGTAGATCCCGCTTCTGATTGGCCGTTATTCGCTGAAAAAGCACGTCAGCTATTAACTCAAGACAAAGTGGATGTCATATTTGGAGGTTGGACATCGGTGTCACGTAAGTCCGTGCTGCCTGTCGTTGAAGAGCTAAATGGTCTTATGTTCTACCCTGTGCAGTACGAAGGTCAAGAGCAGTCAAAAAATATTTTCTACACTGGGGCGGCACCCAACCAGCAAGCTATTCCTGCCGTTGAATACTTAATGAGTCCAGAGGGTGGTAGTGCAGAACGCTTCGTTTTACTTGGGACCGATTATGTCTATCCTCGGACTACTAACCAGATATTGCGTGCTTTCTTGAAGTCTAAAGGCGTCGCTGAAAAAGACATCATGGAAGAGTACACCCCTTTCGGTTTTAGCAACTATCAGACCATCGTGGGCAACATTAAAAGCTTCTCGACCGGTAAAAAGACGGCAGTTATCTCTACCATTAATGGGGATTCAAACGTACCCTTTTATCGTGAACTTGCCAACCAAGGTATTAAAGCATCTGACATCCCAGTCATGGCATTCTCAGTAGGAGAAGAAGAACTTCGTGGTATCGATACCAGCTTATTGCAAGGGCATTTGGCGTCATGGAACTACTTTATGTCGGTTAAAAATCCTGTCAACAGCGGCTTCACCAAAAAGTATAAGAAATATGCGCTAGATCATAAGCTACCGAATGCTGAAAAGGTCGTGACCAATGATCCTATGGAAGCCACCTACGTAGGTATCAATATGTGGAAACAAGCAGTCGAAAAAGCAGGTACCACTAATGTCGACAAAGTGCGTATTAGTATGGGAGGTCAGACTTTTGACGCGCCATCAGGGTATACATTAAAAATGGATGAGGAAAACCATCACTTATGGAAGCCTGTCATGATCGGTCAAATCCGTTCCGATGGTCAGTTCGATGTGATCAGCAAAACGCCAAAAGTCATTCGTGCTGAGCCATGGAGTCAGTACATTCCTAAATAA